From one Anaerococcus prevotii DSM 20548 genomic stretch:
- a CDS encoding sortase, translated as MKISKKVSLSLALLLAVNFMSLSAPTSKADESINIDEVEKVLDEIDKDKVESKVDENKAPQTDSSESADMASSTKETVDDERVKKAKEELKAYLDGLDEAAIDNPSIKFEGNSRQELKNALKRSRDLLEDNNIDQEKLSEIEKIPFKKVNGKKQGLFRDFTHKALVDFEVLGQRTKTNPHNNKNYSLLNDNKIFIKSSLKGLKKASENKNQFIKLNYVTDEDYEAVNVDGISSSTPKYNKQKLPEADYKIIEVDGGYVVEILNMPENTKFIKPIVLKKLADGTFFENGDLVFAINESPKQGDKTENKDKTTTKDKDSTKDKDSIKDKDSIKDKDSIKDKDSIKDKDSIKDKDSIKDKTAAKDKNYAKKQEKKEDKQAAPNSKTGVESSLGLVSTLFASSLAFLSIKRKK; from the coding sequence ATGAAAATAAGTAAAAAAGTAAGCTTATCCCTAGCCTTGTTATTGGCTGTTAATTTCATGAGTTTAAGTGCTCCAACAAGCAAGGCAGATGAATCTATTAACATAGATGAAGTAGAAAAAGTTCTAGATGAAATTGACAAGGATAAGGTTGAAAGCAAAGTCGATGAGAATAAAGCTCCTCAAACCGACTCAAGTGAAAGTGCCGATATGGCTTCTTCAACAAAGGAAACTGTGGATGATGAAAGAGTAAAAAAGGCCAAAGAAGAACTCAAGGCCTACCTTGATGGTTTAGATGAAGCTGCTATTGACAATCCTTCTATAAAGTTTGAAGGAAATAGCAGACAAGAGCTTAAAAATGCTTTAAAGAGATCAAGGGACTTGCTTGAAGATAATAATATCGATCAAGAAAAGCTTAGTGAAATTGAAAAAATTCCTTTTAAGAAAGTAAATGGAAAAAAACAAGGACTTTTCAGGGATTTTACCCACAAGGCCTTGGTTGACTTTGAAGTTCTTGGTCAAAGAACAAAGACAAACCCACACAACAATAAAAATTATTCATTACTTAACGATAATAAGATATTTATCAAATCTAGTCTAAAAGGACTAAAGAAGGCTAGTGAAAATAAAAATCAATTTATCAAATTGAATTATGTAACTGATGAAGATTACGAGGCGGTCAATGTAGATGGGATTAGTTCTTCTACACCAAAATACAATAAACAAAAACTTCCTGAAGCTGATTATAAGATTATAGAAGTTGACGGCGGTTATGTAGTAGAAATCCTTAATATGCCTGAAAATACTAAATTTATCAAGCCTATAGTCCTCAAAAAACTTGCCGATGGGACATTTTTTGAAAATGGAGATTTAGTTTTTGCCATAAATGAAAGTCCAAAGCAAGGAGATAAGACTGAAAATAAGGATAAAACAACTACAAAGGATAAAGATTCTACTAAGGATAAAGATTCTATTAAAGATAAAGATTCTATTAAAGATAAAGATTCTATTAAAGATAAAGATTCTATTAAAGATAAAGATTCTATTAAAGATAAAGATTCTATTAAGGATAAAACAGCTGCAAAGGATAAAAACTATGCGAAGAAACAAGAAAAGAAGGAAGATAAACAAGCAGCTCCTAATTCTAAAACAGGAGTTGAGTCTTCATTAGGGCTTGTTTCCACTTTATTCGCAAGCTCTTTAGCCTTCCTTTCTATAAAGAGAAAAAAATAA
- a CDS encoding ABC transporter ATP-binding protein/permease → MLELKSITKIYKTGDFEQKALDEVSISFRKNEFVSILGRSGGGKTTLLNIIGGLDKYTSGDLLIDGKSTKNFKDSDWDYYRNVSVGFIFQSYNLISHQTILSNVELALTLSGVKKEDRKRRAIEALDKVGLKDHIYKKPAELSGGQMQRVAIARALVNNPEIVLADEPTGALDTNTSKQIMDLLKEISKDRLVIMVTHNPELAEKYSTRIVKIRDGVILDDSDPYEEKNDEENFKTRRLNLGIKQALNLSFNNLLTKKARTILTAFAGSIGIIGIALIISISKGADDFIAESQRNALKSYPIQIQKESLNLENILTPPERKDKANSTKDVISNNMILKRRNELSASYSENNLTPFKKYMEDNKKKLSDEIGGNFVTYSYDTNFDIFTKDPKGDLINTDGSEFEEREDNFMANLLKPQSSNKNFTELISREDGKVSKMITDDYEIIEGSWPKEATDLVLFTDYNNEIMTQRLYEIGLLPSKDYKDILAKLDNKEKIDIKEAKLSPKDIIGHEYKILTGSDYYEKSGDSFIDISDDEAKKKELIDKAISAKIVGIARKKTNDDNQIIDSPLAYSRDLTDLLIKHVEDSEIAKAQLANKDKNILNNLPFTASSVEEKQNIGKSFLENLDSKEEMKVNTYLMRNKPELMDELSEKTKEIQSKNPMALAENQDNKNNNRALIDYALDKNDKNLYLDIYDEFLRDATYSKNLEKFGLVSKDAPSNISIYVENFENRDKIKDFIKEYNDGKSENEKIAYTDYIGLISSSITQIISAISYLLIAFVGVSLVVSSIMIGIITYISVLERVKEIGILRSIGASKKDIRKVFLSETFIIGLLSGLIGIGATMLINIPLSKLIQNMSGIEEIRAFLPAKAGLILVLISVGLTLIAGIIPSSIAAKKDPVKALSAE, encoded by the coding sequence ATGTTAGAACTTAAAAGTATCACAAAAATATACAAGACAGGCGACTTCGAACAGAAGGCCTTAGACGAAGTTTCGATTTCCTTTAGGAAAAATGAATTCGTCTCCATCTTAGGAAGAAGCGGTGGTGGTAAGACAACCCTGCTTAATATAATAGGAGGTCTAGATAAGTATACTTCTGGAGATCTCTTGATAGATGGTAAGTCTACCAAAAACTTCAAGGATTCTGATTGGGATTATTATAGAAATGTTTCGGTTGGCTTTATCTTCCAATCCTACAATCTAATAAGCCATCAAACGATCCTTTCAAATGTTGAGCTTGCCCTAACCCTTTCTGGCGTGAAGAAGGAAGATAGGAAGAGGCGAGCCATAGAAGCCCTTGATAAGGTAGGACTTAAAGATCATATCTACAAGAAACCAGCCGAGCTATCTGGCGGACAGATGCAAAGAGTTGCCATAGCCCGCGCCTTGGTAAACAATCCAGAAATCGTCCTTGCTGACGAGCCAACAGGAGCTCTAGATACCAACACATCTAAGCAAATTATGGATCTGTTAAAGGAAATATCTAAGGACAGGCTGGTCATAATGGTAACCCACAACCCAGAACTTGCCGAAAAATATTCTACAAGGATTGTCAAAATCCGTGACGGGGTAATCCTTGATGATTCAGACCCTTATGAGGAAAAAAATGATGAAGAAAATTTTAAGACTAGAAGGCTAAATTTAGGAATAAAACAAGCCCTTAACCTCTCCTTTAACAATCTCTTGACCAAAAAGGCAAGGACAATTCTTACTGCCTTTGCGGGGTCTATTGGAATTATAGGAATTGCCCTAATAATTTCTATATCAAAGGGTGCGGATGACTTTATAGCAGAAAGTCAGAGAAATGCCCTAAAGTCCTACCCTATCCAGATTCAGAAGGAGTCCTTAAACCTAGAAAATATCTTAACTCCTCCAGAAAGGAAAGATAAGGCCAATTCAACTAAGGATGTAATCTCAAACAACATGATTCTTAAAAGAAGAAACGAGCTTTCCGCATCCTACAGCGAAAACAACCTCACTCCCTTCAAAAAATACATGGAAGATAACAAGAAGAAACTATCCGACGAAATCGGCGGCAATTTTGTGACCTATTCTTATGATACAAACTTTGATATCTTCACCAAAGATCCAAAGGGAGATTTAATTAATACAGACGGATCAGAATTTGAGGAAAGGGAAGATAATTTTATGGCAAATCTCCTAAAACCCCAATCTTCAAACAAGAACTTCACCGAGCTTATAAGCAGAGAAGACGGTAAAGTTTCAAAGATGATCACAGATGACTATGAAATAATAGAAGGAAGCTGGCCGAAGGAAGCCACAGACCTAGTTCTTTTTACAGATTACAACAACGAGATCATGACCCAAAGACTCTACGAGATTGGACTTTTACCTAGCAAGGACTACAAGGATATCTTAGCAAAACTTGATAATAAGGAAAAAATCGACATCAAAGAAGCAAAACTTAGCCCAAAAGATATCATAGGTCATGAGTACAAAATCCTCACAGGATCAGACTATTACGAAAAATCTGGCGATTCTTTCATTGATATAAGTGACGATGAAGCTAAGAAAAAGGAATTAATTGACAAGGCAATAAGTGCCAAAATCGTAGGAATAGCAAGGAAAAAGACCAACGATGACAATCAAATCATAGACTCTCCCCTAGCCTATTCCAGAGATCTAACAGACCTTCTTATAAAGCATGTAGAAGATTCAGAAATAGCTAAGGCCCAACTTGCGAATAAAGATAAAAACATCCTCAATAACCTTCCCTTTACGGCATCAAGCGTCGAGGAGAAACAAAATATAGGTAAATCCTTCCTAGAAAATCTAGACAGTAAGGAAGAAATGAAGGTAAACACCTATCTAATGAGAAATAAACCTGAGCTTATGGATGAGCTAAGCGAAAAAACCAAAGAAATCCAAAGCAAGAATCCTATGGCTCTTGCAGAAAATCAAGACAATAAAAATAATAATAGGGCTCTAATAGACTACGCCCTTGACAAAAACGACAAAAATCTCTATCTCGACATTTACGATGAGTTCCTAAGAGATGCGACTTATAGCAAGAACCTAGAAAAGTTCGGTCTAGTATCCAAAGATGCCCCATCAAATATCTCAATCTATGTTGAAAACTTTGAAAATAGGGACAAGATCAAGGACTTCATCAAAGAATATAACGATGGTAAGAGTGAAAATGAGAAGATCGCCTACACAGACTATATAGGCCTAATCTCCTCATCAATTACTCAAATAATCTCCGCCATATCCTATCTCTTGATAGCCTTTGTCGGAGTAAGTCTTGTTGTATCCTCTATAATGATTGGAATAATAACCTACATCTCAGTTCTTGAAAGAGTAAAAGAGATTGGAATCTTAAGATCAATCGGAGCGAGCAAGAAGGATATAAGAAAAGTCTTCCTATCAGAAACCTTTATAATAGGTCTCTTGTCAGGCTTAATAGGAATTGGAGCTACCATGCTAATAAATATTCCATTATCAAAGCTAATCCAAAATATGAGTGGGATAGAAGAAATAAGAGCCTTCCTCCCAGCCAAGGCAGGACTAATACTGGTATTAATTTCTGTAGGACTTACCCTAATCGCAGGAATTATCCCATCAAGTATTGCAGCTAAAAAAGACCCAGTAAAGGCCTTATCAGCCGAGTAA